ACACTATCCGACCACGGAGCCGACGAAAGTTAGGGGTCTTGTCACATTGGCATGGTTGCATGGTGTCGGGTGTTGGGCGGCGATTCTTGAGTGACTTCAAGGTCTTGAGGTCGCTACGCCGCTGCACGTTGAAAGGAGAAAGCTTCGGACGTTGAAGACGAACTAATTGGGCGGAGCAGCATTTCTTCACTGAAGCCGTCGGATCAGTGCGGTAACTACTACGATGGCAAAATCAACAGGTGACGCAGCGAGCGCATTCTGGAAGAGGAAATACTACGTGATCATAACTGGGGCGAGCGTTGGGATAGGAAGAGCTCTAGCTCAGGCCTTCAGCCGAGAAGTCGCCGAAAAATCTGTTTTTGTCATCACCGGTCGCAACGCCGAGAATCTCAATGAAACCAAGCGTCTCGTCGCCCAAGATGCGCCCGGCGTTGAAGTCGTCGCGCAAGTTATGGATCATTCCACGGCCACGTTTGACGATTACCGAAAGCTGATAACGGACACCTGGTCCAAGATTTCTGCAGCGGACGGCGTTTTGCTGGTTCACAACGTAGGCACGATCGGTGATGTGCGCAAGTATGCGGCGCAATTCACCGACGAGAAAGAAATCGATGACTACTTTCATCTCAACGTGACGTCTGTTATGACGCTGACTTCGGCCTTTCTTGAAAAGTTCCCGAACAGCTCCAACCTTTCTAGGACCATTATCAACATATCTTCACTTGCCGCTGTCAAGCCAATGGCTGGCGCAGGCATTTACTGCACTGGTAAGAAAAGGCGTTTTTGTCAAGTGGAATTCACCATACTACGCTTAGCATAAGATTTGGTAACATAATGAATACATTTGATTTGTACTGTTTAGCTGTAAAATCACAAGATTAATGTGAAGACAATTACATAGCGAAATAAAATCATTTCACTAATTCTAAATTATGAAATTATTTACATGGTTTTAACAGTAATGCTTAAAGCGTAATGTTGTTAAAAAATTATTCTGACTTCATTTCAATGTTCAAATAGTGCTTCGCAAAATCTACTAATAGCTGCCACATACTTGACACAGAAAATAGTGTGTGATGCTTGGTGGATCCCAAAATTATGTATTAATTGTAAATTACAGTTGTTGCAACATAATATCGCACATTTTTGAAACCTTATCAATCTGCAAAATACACTTCTTCAATGGAGTATCACCTGCATTTTATCAACACGTGATCATT
Above is a window of Rhipicephalus sanguineus isolate Rsan-2018 chromosome 3, BIME_Rsan_1.4, whole genome shotgun sequence DNA encoding:
- the LOC119387192 gene encoding sepiapterin reductase — translated: MAKSTGDAASAFWKRKYYVIITGASVGIGRALAQAFSREVAEKSVFVITGRNAENLNETKRLVAQDAPGVEVVAQVMDHSTATFDDYRKLITDTWSKISAADGVLLVHNVGTIGDVRKYAAQFTDEKEIDDYFHLNVTSVMTLTSAFLEKFPNSSNLSRTIINISSLAAVKPMAGAGIYCTGKAARQMYMRIIAAENTTVTVLNYSPGPVDTAMQRALHHGVKEIAEVARGAVEAGSVLTPDATSLKLVKILGDQNFQSGDHVDYYDRT